From a single Candoia aspera isolate rCanAsp1 chromosome 2, rCanAsp1.hap2, whole genome shotgun sequence genomic region:
- the DDAH2 gene encoding putative hydrolase DDAH2: MASVSSFGKYTHAIVRCIPSSFATAETTADGSNGGPDPVDLAKAHRQYGVYTGILRQKLGLQVIELAADEGLPCATLVGDLAVIQGDTVLLTRPWMPTRRDEISCVKKVLEELKLRVVEVTDEGATLDGSDVLFTGREFFVGISKWTNHRGAEMVADAFRDFAVSTVPVSGTLHLRSFCSMAGPDTVVIGSSEVAKKAMKTMEQLTDHHYETLTVPDDPAANCIYARLGQKSSILLHRSAEEYPNSVQPFQKLPDYTLIPAACTEVAKLGGTLSSCSLLINKKLEI; encoded by the exons ATGGCCAGTGTCTCCTCCTTCGGCAAGTACACTCACGCCATTGTCCGCTGCATTCCTTCCTCCTTTGCCACTGCGGAGACCACAGCGGATGGATCTAATGGTGGGCCTGATCCAGTGGATCTAGCCAAGGCTCACCGACAGTATGGCGTCTATACGGGCATCCTGCGCCAGAAGCTAGGGCTGCAAGTCATTGAACTGGCAGCAGATGAGGGCCTCCCCTGTGCCACGCTGGTGGGGGATCTGGCAGTGATCCAGGGAGATACTGTGCTCCTCACGCGGCCATGGATGCCCACACGGCGAGACGAG ATCAGCTGTGTCAAAAAGGTCTTGGAGGAGCTAAAACTTCGTGTGGTGGAAGTTACAGATGAGGGAGCTACCCTGGATGGAAGTGATGTACTTTTTACAG GTAGAGAGTTCTTTGTGGGTATTTCCAAGTGGACTAATCACAGAGGAGCAGAGATGGTAGCTGATGCTTTTAGG GATTTTGCTGTGTCTACCGTTCCTGTCTCAGGCACGTTGCATCTCCGCAGCTTCTGCAGCATGGCTGGACCTGACACAGTGGTCATTGGCAGCAGTGAAGTGGCCAAGAAAGCCATGAAG ACCATGGAGCAGTTAACTGATCACCACTATGAAACGCTGACAGTACCTGATGACCCAGCTGCTAATTGCATCTATGCTCGTCTCGGCCAGAAGAGCAGCATCCTCTTGCACCGCAGCGCAGAAGAGTATCCAAACAGTGTGCAA CCTTTTCAGAAGCTTCCAGACTATACCCTGATCCCTGCGGCATGCACGGAGGTAGCCAAACTTGGTGGGACTCTCAGTTCCTGCTCCCTTCTCATCAACAAGAAGCTGGAGATCTAG
- the LOC134488932 gene encoding TNF receptor-associated factor 1-like — MPGGQVEGIMAPQHPLLLDPLHPFVGLDFPLDQLLELLRPDLPIRQQVAELETRQKTLENIVSVLSRELGRKEEAPGVRLGEALARILYLEEKIEQQDSLLALKDVMISSLVSRIQALEQTSYDGCFLWKVPKVGLRMQEAQTGKRPALYSPPFYTARYGYKLCLKLFLNGDGTGSGTHVSLFLVVMKGEYDFQLKWPFRHKVTFTLLDQVNNRHISTSFRSLESSSSFQRPINETNVASGLPEFYPLNLLHDPGTGYIYNDTLAIQAVIDTKA, encoded by the exons ATGCCTGGTGGACAAGTGGAAGGAATCATGGCACCGCAGCATCCACTCCTCCTTGACCCCCTGCACCCGTTTGTGGGTCTGGACTTCCCACTGGACCAGCTCTTGGAGCTGCTAAGGCCTGACCTCCCAATCAGgcagcaggtggctgagctggAAACCCGCCAGAAGACCTTGGAGAACATTGTCTCAGTCCTGAGCCGGGAGCTGGGCAGAAAAGAAGAGGCCCCTGGAGTGAGGCTTGGAGAAGCCCTGGCTAGGATCCTCTATCTGGAGGAGAAA ATAGAACAACAAGACTCACTCTTGGCTCTGAAAGATGTGATGATCAGCAGCTTGGTGTCCCGGATCCAGGCCCTGGAGCAAACCAGCTACGATGGGTGTTTCCTCTGGAAGGTCCCCAAGGTGGGGCTTCGAATGCAGGAAGCGCAAACTGGCAAACGGCCTGCCCTTTATTCCCCCC CATTTTATACCGCCCGTTACGGTTACAAGCTCTGCCTGAAGCTCTTCCTGAATGGAGATGGGACTGGATCCGGCACTCATGTTTCACTCTTCCTggttgtgatgaaaggggaatACGATTTCCAGCTGAAATGGCCTTTCCGACATAAG gtCACCTTCACCTTGTTGGATCAAGTCAACAATCGTCACATTTCTACCTCCTTCCGTTCCTTGGAATCCTCATCTTCATTCCAGCGTCCCATCAATGAAACCAACGTGGCCAGTGGCCTCCCCGAGTTCTACCCATTGAACTTACTCCACGACCCAGGGACTGGCTACATCTATAATGATACATTAGCCATTCAAGCTGTGATTGACACAAAGGCGTAG